The following are encoded together in the Populus trichocarpa isolate Nisqually-1 chromosome 5, P.trichocarpa_v4.1, whole genome shotgun sequence genome:
- the LOC7468308 gene encoding uncharacterized protein LOC7468308, translating into MKSQNQETSTQTHNSLQQSLLALRLETPEEEKFINSCDSLSSSNSMAYNVSSPSSSTLNGEYIGMESCLDLKNNEDIFASPPKKEETNYGSCNREKRDQRWAKKKEFPPPIPLLARTENLPSHMPWVLKRYYTSDGRLILRKEKVRHHEYFRAHRCNGRLTLHLVPLDDEVSALPFVFNHERRYGIENDLECNDIEEDEQVLEQEHEEELEENESLVEESTDVEVNGNDGENDYCVKNVDSDDTLEEEEEEEEVVHDDKRVPSVESSGSAGKCLNYSSVRTSSTCIFGVPVPAVRPVHS; encoded by the coding sequence ATGAAGAGCCAAAACCAAGAAACATCAACGCAAACCCATAATTCACTACAACAGTCTCTTTTGGCTCTAAGACTTGAAACCCCAGAGGAGGAAAAGTTTATTAATAGTTGTGATAGCTTAAGTTCAAGCAATAGCATGGCTTACAACGtttcatcaccatcatcttcaACTCTCAATGGTGAGTATATCGGTATGGAGAGTTGTCTTGATCTCAAGAACAATGAAGATATTTTCGCATCACCACCAAAGAAAGAAGAGACTAATTATGGGAGTTGTAATCGCGAAAAGAGAGATCAACGGTGGGCTAAGAAAAAGGAGTTTCCACCACCAATACCATTGTTGGCTCGTACGGAAAATTTGCCTTCCCATATGCCTTGGGTTTTAAAGAGGTACTATACAAGTGATGGAAGGTTGATACTTAGAAAAGAGAAGGTCAGGCATCATGAGTACTTTCGGGCTCACAGATGCAATGGACGCCTCACCTTGCATCTTGTTCCTTTAGATGATGAAGTTTCGGcccttccttttgtttttaatcatgaGAGACGCTATGGCATTGAGAATGATCTTGAGTGCAATGATATTGAAGAAGATGAGCAAGTACTCGAGCAAGAACACGAAGAAGAGCTGGAGGAAAATGAAAGCCTGGTGGAAGAAAGTACAGATGTGGAAGTAAATGGCAATGATGGTGAAAATGATTATTGTGTTAAGAATGTTGATAGTGATGACAcactagaggaggaggaggaggaggaggaagttgTGCATGATGATAAAAGAGTTCCTTCTGTGGAGAGTTCCGGTAGTGCAGGCAAATGCTTGAACTACAGCAGTGTGAGAACAAGCTCCACTTGTATATTCGGGGTGCCTGTACCAGCAGTAAGGCCAGTTCATagttag